From the genome of Thiovibrio frasassiensis:
CTGATGGGCGAGCAGACCATCCTCTGCGGCATGCTCCAGGCCGGCTCCTTGCTGTGCTACGACAAGATGATCGAAAAGGGCATGGAGAGCGGCTATGCCTCCAAGCTGGTTCAGTTCGGCTGGGAGACCATTACCGAGGCCTTGAAGCACGGCGGCATCACCACCATGATGGACCGCCTCTCCAATCCGGCCAAGATCAAGGCGTTCTATCTCGCCGAGGACCTCAAGGAGATCCTGCAGCCGCTCTTTGAAAAGCATATGGACGACATCATGAGCGGCCATTTCTCCAAGACCATGATGGAAGACTGGGCCAAGGACGACAAAAACCTCCTCAAATGGCGGGCGGCCACCGCCAAAACCGCCTTTGAGAAGTCCACCTCCACCAAGAAGAAGATCAATGATCAGGAATACTTCGATAACGGCATCCTGATGGTGGCCATGGTCAAGGCCGGGGTTGAGCTGGCCTTCGACACCATGGTCTCCGCCGGGATCAAGGAAGAGTCCGCCTACTACGAGTCGCTGCACGAGGTGCCGCTCATCGCCAATACCATCGCGCGGAAGAAGCTCTACGAGATGAACGTGGTCATCTCCGACACCGCCGAGTACGGCTGCTACCTCTTTGCCCACGCCGCCGTGCCCATGCTGGCCAAATTCATGAAGAAGATCGACACCGATGTGATCGGCAAGGGTCTGGCCGTCAAGGACAACGGGGTGAGCAACGTGGAGCTGGTCCAGGTCAACGAGGCGATCCGTTATACCGGGGTCGAAGAGGTCGGCGCGGAACTGCGCTCCTACATGGGAGCCATGAAGCCCATTATCTAATTGCACCGCAAGAAAAAATGATGTCGCAAGGGGAGGTCCGGGAGGACTTCCCCTTTTTTTGTCCGCGGCCCGCAGGCTGGCCTAACAAAAATTGCGGTGCCCTCGGGCAACTATTTTATGATACACTCATTATATCTTTGGCGGGTGTTTGTTCGTACAATCAGCCAATACACAGAGGAGGAAAAAGAATGCGGAAACGGGCATGAATCGGGTTGGTCATGGTCTGGCAGAGCCGGAAGCAGCTTTTCCGGCCGGAGAAAAATCAAGCATAAATTCACTCACAAGGGGGAGCCTCATGAAGCTATTGAGCCTGTTTGTTAACGTTCTTCTCGTTACTCTGCTGGTATCATTTCTCGGCTGTGCCTCCACGGCAAAGCAAGAGGGAACCGGAGAGTATTTTGACGACTCGGTCATTACCGCCAAGGTAAAGGCGGAAATTTTCAACGACGCATCCCTGAAGTCCAGCGAGATCAACGTGGAAACGTTCAAAGGCGTGGTGCAGTTGAGTGGCTTCGTCAATTCCCAGGCCGATATTAATCGGGCGGTCGCAGTTGCCCGTACCGTTAAGGGGGTCTCCTCGGTTAAGAACAACATGTTGGTTAAGCAGTCGAAGAAAAAGGTTATTGAGGGTTGCTGAGTGCGACCTCGACCGGAAACAACAGGCACCTTAAGCAGGCAGTAACGCGGCTCTGTTTTGCGCCAAGTCCTACGGTGCTTTCCGAAGGGTTCTTCTGGGAAGCACAGTAGGACTTGGCCAGAGTAATCGACAATGTT
Proteins encoded in this window:
- the ilvC gene encoding ketol-acid reductoisomerase, coding for MGENYFNSLPLRLQLDELGQCRFMDSSEFNGVKALKGKKIVIVGCGAQGLHQGLNLRDSGLDVSYALREEAIKTKRQSYKNAHGNGFTVGTFEQLIPKADLVINLTPDKQHTKVVSVIMPLMKKGATLSYSHGFNIVEEGMEIRKDLTVIMVAPKSPGTEVREEYKRGFGVPTLIAVHRANDPQGKGWDLAKAYACGTGGDRAGVLESSFVAEVKSDLMGEQTILCGMLQAGSLLCYDKMIEKGMESGYASKLVQFGWETITEALKHGGITTMMDRLSNPAKIKAFYLAEDLKEILQPLFEKHMDDIMSGHFSKTMMEDWAKDDKNLLKWRAATAKTAFEKSTSTKKKINDQEYFDNGILMVAMVKAGVELAFDTMVSAGIKEESAYYESLHEVPLIANTIARKKLYEMNVVISDTAEYGCYLFAHAAVPMLAKFMKKIDTDVIGKGLAVKDNGVSNVELVQVNEAIRYTGVEEVGAELRSYMGAMKPII
- a CDS encoding BON domain-containing protein; translation: MKLLSLFVNVLLVTLLVSFLGCASTAKQEGTGEYFDDSVITAKVKAEIFNDASLKSSEINVETFKGVVQLSGFVNSQADINRAVAVARTVKGVSSVKNNMLVKQSKKKVIEGC